One region of Quercus lobata isolate SW786 chromosome 2, ValleyOak3.0 Primary Assembly, whole genome shotgun sequence genomic DNA includes:
- the LOC115962298 gene encoding uncharacterized protein LOC115962298: MRTPRVVKSQAIADLLAQFPGEEEFPLDDEVPGEVAMAEEVREQWVMKFDRSSTTHSGGVGVVLYHEEDKAVALSFKLEFSRSNNTAEYEAYLTELATALEMGVKHLKVLGDLNLVVCQAKGSFSLKEPSLAPYKVMAQRMEEKFATFEIEHAPRNENQFADALAALGSQIIFKGRSTNIEVSKREESIIEVC, from the coding sequence ATGAGGACACCTAGGGTAGTGAAAAGTCAGGCTATAGCAGATTTATTGGCGCAGTTTCCAGGAGAGGAAGAATTCCCACTGGATGATGAAGTTCCAGGGGAAGTAGCTATGGCAGAAGAAGTCAGGGAACAGTgggtaatgaaatttgataGGTCTTCTACTACCCATTCCGGAGGGGTGGGAGTAGTTCTGTATCATGAAGAAGACAAGGCAGTGGCACTGTCATTTAAGTTGGAATTTTCCCGTTCAAACAACACGGCGGAGTATGAGGCCTATCTAACTGAGCTTGCCACAGCGCTCGAAATGGGAGTCAAACATTTGAAAGTACTGGGAGATTTGAACTTGGTCGTCTGCCAGGCCAAAGGAAGTTTTTCCTTAAAAGAGCCCAGCCTAGCCCCGTACAAAGTAATGGCCCAGAGAATGGAAGAGAAATTCGCAACCTTTGAGATAGAACATGCTCCGAGAAACGAAAATCAGTTTGCAGACGCGTTAGCCGCATTGGGTTCGCAAATAATCTTTAAAGGGAGGAGCACTAATATAGAAGTCAGCAAGAGGGAAGAATCCATCATTGAGGTGTGTTGA
- the LOC115962304 gene encoding uncharacterized protein LOC115962304, translating to MRKLQLKVDCLCRKLWRRERDRRDPSPPSSDGSAESRDRSYRYRSRTPSASSHQDKLEKGKYRHEQGSSYRRMENNTMSNALRQISKSPFVRRINKDRLSHQFSLPTFTIYNGRSNVVEHMSHFNQKMAIHSGNEALMCKVFPSSLRLVAICWFDDLEEGSIRSFKELTRAFGARFVICSRVPKPLDSLLSMAMREGETLKIYSDRYWEMYNEIDGDFEDVVVRTFKVGLSTEHELRKSLTMKLALSMRQLIDRIDKYKRVEEDQTQGKGKAKVFPKKRDPQGRGYHNNRSPRDFPNQTLSVGAQVVNSLFKEPVYQILEKINNEPYFK from the coding sequence ATGCGAAAATTGCAGCTTAAGGTAGATTGCTTGTGTAGGAAGCTGTGGCGAAGGGAGCGTGATAGAAGGGATCCATCACCCCCATCAAGCGATGGATCAGCGGAGAGTAGGGATCGCTCATATCGCTATAGGTCAAGAACCCCATCAGCATCTTCACACCAGGATAAACTAGAAAAGGGCAAGTACAGGCATGAGCAAGGGTCATCTTATCGTAGAATGGAGAATAACACGATGAGTAATGCACTTCGACAAATCTCGAAGTCACCCTTTGTTAGGAGAATCAACAAGGACAGGCTTTCCCACCAGTTCTCACTGCCAACTTTCACCATATATAATGGAAGGTCTAACGTTGTAGAGCATATGAGCCATTTTAATCAAAAGATGGCAATTCATTCTGGCAATGAAGCCCTTATGTGCAAGGTATTCCCCTCCAGCCTCAGGCTTGTGGCTATATGCTGGTTTGATGATTTAGAAGAGGGGTCAATAAGATCCTTTAAGGAGCTTACGAGGGCATTTGGTGCAAGATTTGTAATATGTAGTAGAGTCCCCAAGCCCTTGGACTCTCTTTTGTCCATGGCCATGAGGGAAGGTGAAACTCTCAAGATCtactcggatagatattgggaaATGTACAATGAGATAGATGGAGATTTTGAGGACGTGGTAGTGAGAACATTTAAGGTAGGGCTATCGACGGAGCATGAATTAAGGAAGTCATTAACAATGAAGCTTGCCCTTAGTATGCGCCAGCTAATAGATCGCATTGATAAGTATAAACGAGTAGAGGAAGATCAGACCCAAGGAAAGGGCAAAGCTAAGGTTTTCCCAAAGAAAAGAGATCCTCAGGGAAGAGGATATCATAATAACCGTTCTCCGAGAGACTTCCCCAATCAGACATTATCTGTGGGGGCTCAAGTGGTTAATTCATTATTCAAAGAGCCAGTCTATCAAATACTAGAGAAGATAAACAATGAACCATACTTCAAATAG